A window of Candidatus Zixiibacteriota bacterium genomic DNA:
CTTCCAGGTAGGGTGAAGCGAGAAATACTGCAATCCAGAACAGTATCCAGGGGAAATATTTTATGTAAACAGATCGATTGGGCATCAAAGATCAATCAATTTGGATACCAATACGGGATCATCACTATAAAATAGACTATCCAAAGATCTCAAATTCAGACAGATGGCGATTGAGGTTCTGGACTTCCTCGCGCGCTTTTTCCTCGAAATCGACACCGTCAGAAGCATAGATCACCGAACGGCTGACATTGATCAGGGCAATTGACTTGCCGTTGTCGGTACCGTATTTGGCGGAAGCCTCGAGATCACCGCCCTGAGCACCCACGCCGGGAATCAGAAACGGCAGGTTGCCCGACAGATCGCGCATCTCGCGGATCTTGTCCGGATGGGATGCGCCTACCACCAGTCCCAGGTTGTCGTTCTTATTCCAGCGCTGGACAGCCTCGGCCACATGATGATACAACGGTCTGCCACCCACCTCCAGAAGCTGGAAGTCCTGCGAGCTGGGATTCGATGTCAACGCCAGCACAAAAGCGAATTTGTCTTTATACTCGAAAAATGGAGCCAGAGAATCCTCGCCCAGGTAAGGCGACAAAGTGACCGCGTCGCCACCCAGCTCCTCGAATACAGCACGCGCGTACATACGCGAGGAATTACCGATATCACCTCGCTTCGCATCGATTATAACCGGCACCTGAGAAGGTATAGCCTCGATCGTGGCTTTTAAGATATCCCATCCCTTGCGCCCTAATCCTTCGAAAAACGCCATATTGGGTTTGTATGCCACACACAGATCTTTGGTGGCTGAGATAATCTGGCGATTGAATTCCAGGATAGGTTCATCCTGCTCTTTTAAATGCTCTGGAATCTTGTTCAGGTCAGGGTCGAGTCCAACACAGATCAGGCTCTTACGTTCCTTCACAAGCTGGGAAATTCTTTCCTTGAACTTCATTATTACCACCCAGTTTACCGATTAATTGCGAGATGTCATCGATTCCTGACTTATCAAGATAGTCGACCAAACCTTCGGAGGCTTTCACCGTGCAGTCAGGATTTATAAAATTGGCCGTCCCGAATTGAACCAGCGAAGCTCCCACGATCATGAATTCGGCCACATCGAAGTGATCGAGCGCACCGCCGATTCCAACCAGCGGTATTTTGACCGCATTATGAACCTGCCAGACTTTGGCCAGGGCGACCGGTTTGATCGCCGGTCCGGAAAGGCCACCGGTTATATTAGTCAAAATCGGCTTAAAAGTCCAGTGATTCACTCCCATGCCGACCAAAGTGTTAATCAATGACAGGCAGTCGGCCCCGCCCTCTTCGGCCGCACGAGCGATGGCGGAAATATCTGTCACGTTCGGTGAAAGCTTGATCATGAGCGGATAGCGGGAGATCTTTTTGAGCTCGGAAGTAATCGCGAAGGCACCTTTTTCAGTCGAGGAAAACTCCAATCCGCCCGCGCCGACATTGGGACAGGAGATATTGATCTCGAGCATATCGATAGCCTCGGCGTCATTTAAACGCTCGACACAATAGCGGTACTCTTCGATCGAGAAACCGGCCACGTTGACAATAATTCTTGTGTCGAGAGTTTTCAAAAAGGGGATTTTCTCGCTGACAAACCTGTCCACCCCGACATTGGCAAGTCCGATAGCGTTGATCATACCGCCTGTGGTCTCGTAAGTACGTGGCGGTGGATGACCCGGACGGGGTTCTCGGGTGATCGACTTGGTAACTATCCCGCCCAGACAGGAGAGATCAATATAATTATTGAATTCCTCGCCGTACCCGAAAGTGCCCGAAGCGGTCAAAATCGGGTTGCGAAACTTAATCCCGCACAACTCAACTTCAAGGTTAGGAGCAGTCACAGCTCGATCTCCTCCGCATTGAATACAGGTCCCTCCTGGCAGACCCTCAGGTATTCATCTTTCGCCCGCAGTTTTACCGCGCATCCCAGGCAGGTTCCCACCCCGCATGGCATCGCACCTTCCAGCGAAAGCTGGCAGGGAAGCTTGAAACTCAGTGCTATACGGCTGAGCGCCTGCATCATGGGTGTCGGCCCGCAACTATATACCCGCATTTTACTGTTGCGCAGGCGACGGGCGTAGATATCCTCGAACAGGGCAGTTACGAAACCATGAAAGCCATGCGTGCCGTCATCGGTGGAGTACTTCATCTCAACCCCCAGTTTTTCGGCATCGGCACCGACAATCAACTCGGTCTTGTCACGGATACCCAGCAGAAAAAGAACACGGGAGGGCTCGATACGATGCCTTTCAATCAAGAACCTGCTCAGAAAATAGAGCGGAGGAAGCCCCACCCCGCCGGCAATCATGACGGCGGTTTCATCGGTTTCAGGTATCTCAAAAGTATTGCCGAGCGGTCCGAGGCAGTCAAACTTACGTCCGGGCAGTGCCTCCGCCAGAAGCTGTGTGCCCCGTCCGATCACCCGGAAAACCATCTCGAAAGTCTCATCTTCACAGTTATGGATACTCATTGGCCGGCGAAAGACAGGATCGAGACTGTCGGATACCTTAATCTGGACGAAATTACCGGGCAGTGCTCGCTTAGCAATCAGGGGAGCATGTAATTTGAGCCGGCACAGATCGGGCAGGAGCATCTCTTTTTCGACAAGCTCCACCGGTGGATTGAAAATCATTCTCGCCCCTTGACTTCCCGGGGAAGCTCCACTCTTATCCTGTAAAACTGCCATTTATCACTATACTCCAGGGGTATTTCCCCAGGGTCGAATTCCGTGTAGCGAAGCGCCTCCTCGGCCGCTTCATCGATTTCCTTATTGCCCGAGGCTTGCAGAATTACCCATTCGACAGGTTTTCCGAAAGAATCGAGCCTTACCGCAAAACTGACATATCCTTCGAATTTCGTGTAATAAGCCGAGGGCGGATAGACGAAATCACCTTCCTTGACAGGCTTCTCGTCGATTTCGCGCAATGTGTCGATCAGGGCGTCGATATCGGCGAAGAGGTCATAACTCTCTTCCTGGACATCCTGCGGTAATGAATCGATCGGGAGAGTATCCATGATTTCCCCTGGTTCCGGTTCCTGCTCCCGCCTGACCGGCTGTCGGCGCTGAACTTTTTTGCCCAGACGAACCAGGGCGGAATCACCATAGGGAGTCCCCGGGAAACTGTCGGCCACCTCCTGGTAGGCGAAGATCAAAGTTGAATCCGGCACGAAGCTCGTATCATCGGGAATATATGTATCCGGGGGCATGAACTGCTCCATCAGCCAGGCACGCGCATAAGCTGACTTGGAAGCGTATTTTGAATCGGGAAAATCTTCTATTACCGAAGTAAACAAAGCCATTGCGGAATCGGGATCGTTTTCATCAAAAAGCATTGTCTCGGCCTGACGGTAACGCCTTCCGGGATAGTCAACATCGAGTTGGTCTAAATTGGTGCCGGTTATTTCGGACACCTGTTCGACGTAATCGGTATGCGAATAATCATTTATGATTCGATTATAGCTGGCCTGCGCGCTCTCAGGCATATTGTAAACCTCCTCGAAAATATAAGCACGCGCCAGAAGGGCACGGGCGGCCCACTTGGAATCCGGGAAACTGTCAATCAAAAACTCGAACTCGACCAGAGCCGTGTCCGGATTATCGAGCTGGACCAGGTACAATTCGGCTAATTGATATTGCACGGCGGCATCGTTTTCGAGGTTTTCATCGCCGACCTCTTCGCGGTACTGACCCAGCCGGCTGATATCAGCACTCTTCTGGATAGCGTCCTGGTAAACCTCGGACCCGCGCGAAACAGCGATCGAGGAATCATACATCTCCTTGGCCAGTTCCAGGTTGTTGTATTGCGAAACCTGTATCTCTCCGATCCGGTAAAAAGCAATCGCGGCCGCCTCGGTCCGTTCGAATTCGACCGCAATACGTTCATACTCTTCGATCGCGTCCTCAAATTCGTTTTTGATTTCCAGCGCTTCGGCCAGTTTGAGACGAATCTTGCCCGCCTTGTCGTAATACCGTTCGTTTTCCGCCAGAGCTTCGAAAATCGTATACCCGCTGTCGACCATCTCCAGTTCGTAGTAGGCTTCACCCGCCAGAAACTGCGATTCGAAATAGAGTGAATCGTTGGGCTTATATTCAGCCACCTCCAGAAAGGCATTTTTAGCCTGGCGCGGCTTATTCAACTCCGTGTAAGCGGTACCGATCTTGAACTGCACCTTGGCGGCATCCTCCGAAGAAGCGTACTCTTTGACGTAGTTGGTATAATACTTGATCGCCTCCGGATACTGCCTCTGGTTGAACTGGATTTCTCCCAGCATGAACTGCGCTTCGGCTTTAAAATCCCTGTTATCTGTGAGCGAATCTATCTCCTCAAATGCCTGCCTGGCGAGTATATATTCCTCGCGCTGGAGACGGCATTTACCAAGATACAACAATGCTCGTTCGACATAATCGGACTCCGGAAAGGCCGCCAGAAGTTCACGGAACTTGCGCTCCGAACGATAGTAATCTTCGAGATGGTAATAGGACTTGCCGATGATATACAATGCGTCATCGACATACTTGCTGTCCGGATGTTCAGTCAGAACTTTGGTGCATTTTTCAATAGCAAGATTGTACTTGCTCTTGGAGCGTCCGCCCGCCTTTTCAGATTCGTTTTTTTCCCGTTCGCTCTCCGCCTCGTTAAAATTCTTTTCAGCCAGGTAGAAAGTGTTGTAGTAGACACAGCCACCCAGCAGGAAACTGAGGCAGGTCAGGGCGATGATAGTTTTAA
This region includes:
- the pyrF gene encoding orotidine-5'-phosphate decarboxylase, whose amino-acid sequence is MKFKERISQLVKERKSLICVGLDPDLNKIPEHLKEQDEPILEFNRQIISATKDLCVAYKPNMAFFEGLGRKGWDILKATIEAIPSQVPVIIDAKRGDIGNSSRMYARAVFEELGGDAVTLSPYLGEDSLAPFFEYKDKFAFVLALTSNPSSQDFQLLEVGGRPLYHHVAEAVQRWNKNDNLGLVVGASHPDKIREMRDLSGNLPFLIPGVGAQGGDLEASAKYGTDNGKSIALINVSRSVIYASDGVDFEEKAREEVQNLNRHLSEFEIFG
- a CDS encoding dihydroorotate dehydrogenase; this translates as MTAPNLEVELCGIKFRNPILTASGTFGYGEEFNNYIDLSCLGGIVTKSITREPRPGHPPPRTYETTGGMINAIGLANVGVDRFVSEKIPFLKTLDTRIIVNVAGFSIEEYRYCVERLNDAEAIDMLEINISCPNVGAGGLEFSSTEKGAFAITSELKKISRYPLMIKLSPNVTDISAIARAAEEGGADCLSLINTLVGMGVNHWTFKPILTNITGGLSGPAIKPVALAKVWQVHNAVKIPLVGIGGALDHFDVAEFMIVGASLVQFGTANFINPDCTVKASEGLVDYLDKSGIDDISQLIGKLGGNNEVQGKNFPACEGT
- a CDS encoding tetratricopeptide repeat protein, encoding MRCFKTIIALTCLSFLLGGCVYYNTFYLAEKNFNEAESEREKNESEKAGGRSKSKYNLAIEKCTKVLTEHPDSKYVDDALYIIGKSYYHLEDYYRSERKFRELLAAFPESDYVERALLYLGKCRLQREEYILARQAFEEIDSLTDNRDFKAEAQFMLGEIQFNQRQYPEAIKYYTNYVKEYASSEDAAKVQFKIGTAYTELNKPRQAKNAFLEVAEYKPNDSLYFESQFLAGEAYYELEMVDSGYTIFEALAENERYYDKAGKIRLKLAEALEIKNEFEDAIEEYERIAVEFERTEAAAIAFYRIGEIQVSQYNNLELAKEMYDSSIAVSRGSEVYQDAIQKSADISRLGQYREEVGDENLENDAAVQYQLAELYLVQLDNPDTALVEFEFLIDSFPDSKWAARALLARAYIFEEVYNMPESAQASYNRIINDYSHTDYVEQVSEITGTNLDQLDVDYPGRRYRQAETMLFDENDPDSAMALFTSVIEDFPDSKYASKSAYARAWLMEQFMPPDTYIPDDTSFVPDSTLIFAYQEVADSFPGTPYGDSALVRLGKKVQRRQPVRREQEPEPGEIMDTLPIDSLPQDVQEESYDLFADIDALIDTLREIDEKPVKEGDFVYPPSAYYTKFEGYVSFAVRLDSFGKPVEWVILQASGNKEIDEAAEEALRYTEFDPGEIPLEYSDKWQFYRIRVELPREVKGRE